The candidate division WOR-3 bacterium sequence TATTTATGGGGGTAGTTCTTCTCACGGGAGGTGCGGAGTTTCTGGTCAGGGGAAGCTCTGGTCTGGCAAGGCGGTTAGGAGTATCCCCTCTCGTCATAGGCCTGACGATTGTCTCTTTCGGGACGAGCAGTCCGGAACTTATCGTCGGAATAAGATCGGCAATTTCAGGATATGCCGGTCTGGCTGTCGGAAACGTAATAGGTTCAAACATAGCCAATATAGCGCTAATTCTCGGTATAGCGTCTCTTATAAATCCGCTTAAAGTAAACCTCGTAGCCGTGAAAAAAGATTCTCCGTTTCTAGTCATCATGTCTTTGCTATGTTTTTTGTTTCTCTTGGATCGGGAGCTTTTAAGAGCCGAAGCTATAATACTCTTTTTTTTCTGCGCTCTATACATGGTTTTCACCGGCTTAATCGCAGTGCGTGAAAAAGATACAGACAGTGGTTATGAAAAAATCTGTAAAACCTCCTGGTTTTTACTAATAATTATGTTACTCGGAGGTTTGGCGGCTCTTTTAATAGGAGCGAATCTGATTATTAGAGGCGGTATCGAACTCGCTCTTTTTTTCGGCGTAAGCGAGGAGGTAATCGGAATTTCAATTGTAGCTGTCGGAACGAGTCTGCCTGAACTCGCCTCCTCTGTCGTCGCGGCGATAAGGAAAGAGGCAGACCTTGCCATTGGCAACATTTTAGGGGCGTGTATATTGAACATTGGGTTCGTCCTGGGGATTTCAGGACTCATTTCCCAGTTTTCAGTCCCGCTTTTGAAGATAGACGATATTTTGATCATGTTCCTGGTCGGGTTGCTCCTTTTCCCGTTCCTGAGATCCAATTACACTCTCTCCCGGAGGGAAGGTTTTATTTTTATAGTGATATATGCGGTTTACATTTTCTTTTTGTGGCTGTGATGGAAAAATAAATTAGAAATTTAGAAATTTGACAATCAAATTTTATTTTGAATACTAACAAAAAGGGGTGATGAAAAGGGTGGAGGTAGAAATGATGATCGACAATATCTGATAATTTTTCCAATTATTTTTTAGGTCCATATCTGCAAACCGGTAATTGCGGGGAGAAATATTTACCCATAAAAGTTAGAAGAAATAAAATGCTGTTGAATTTTGGTTTTGAACAGTTTCACAACTACGAGAAACGGAAGAGAAAATGGAAGAATTGAAAGATAAAGAAAAAACGGGTTCACCTACACCATTCTGGGAGCTAAACAAACTCCTCGAAGAGCTGGTCACGGGGATAACTTCCGTACTGAAGGATAATTTTTTCGGTGCCTACCTTCAAGGTTCATTCGCCGTCGGGGATTTTGACCGGGACAGCGATGTCGACTTCATAATAGTCTCCAAAAGGGAAATTGACTACGAAACTGTGGATCAGCTCCAAGTAATACACGCATATATTTTCGACAAAAATGAGAACTACTGGTCGCAACATCTTGAAGGGACATATTTTCCACTCAAAGCGATAAGCGAATATCCTGAGAGAGGAGATGAATTCCCATATCTTGACAACGGAAGCCGTAAACTTTGCATGACAAGTCACTGCAACACGCTTGTTGTTAGGTGGATTTTAAGGGAAAAAGCCAAAATAATCCGCGGAATCCAACCCATGGAATTCATCAAATACTTTCCCGATAAAATGCTGAGAACAGAAATTTTTCATGCCATCTGCGAATGGGGTAAAGATATCATGGGGAATCCCGACAAATTCAGAAATAGGTTTTATCAAGGGTTTATCGTCCTGAGTTTCTGCCGGATGTTCCACGATTTAATCACCGCGACAATCAATTCAAAGAAAACCTGCGCGGATTGGGCGAAAATAAATCTCGATCCGGTATGGAAAGACCTCATCAACAGAACCTGGGCGACCCGGCATGTCCCTGAAAAATCGGTCAATGAACCGCCGGATGAAGATGATTTTGCCAGAACACTGATATTTGTCGACCACGTGATTGAGTTGAGTAATAAATGGATGTCTGAAAGCACACCGTAAAAAATGTTATGGTTCGACTGAAGATACAGCAAAAAAGGCAGACTCAAAAAAAGAAATGATTATTACCATAGCCCGGAGTATGATGTAATATTTAGAGAAGAAAAAAAGTTTAATAATATTCTTCTGCCAGCATAATTGACAGTTAAAAGTTTTTTCAGTCAATGGCTGAGAAAATCACAACTTTTCATTAAGCCGGTTTTTGAAATACCGGCGGAGAAAAACATGAAAGACATGACCACGGGAAGTGTCACGAAAAGCATTTTTTTGTTCAGCGTTCCGATGCTTCTGGGCAACGTCTTTCAGCAGTTCTACAACGTTGTCGATTCGATTGTCGTCGGCAGGTTTGTCGGAAAAGGCGCGCTCGGAGCCGTCGGAGTCTGTTTTCCGATAATATTTTTCATTATAGCGCTTATCATGGGTGCGACAATGGGATCCATGGTTCTCGTTGCGCAGTTTTTCGGCGCTAAAAACTTTGAAAAACTCAGGAAAACAGTCGACACCACATACATTGTCATGTTTATGACGGCTTTGATAATGACTGTTGTGGGTCTTTTGGCGAGCAGATACATTCTAATAATTCTGGGAACTCCTCCGGAGGTAATGAAGGACGCCAAAACATATATGGATATAATCTTTATTGGTCTCGTTTCCATTTTCGGCTATAACGGACTCAGCGCGATAATGAGGGGAGTCGGCGATTCCAAGACACCTCTGTATTTGCTAATTGTATCGAGCCTGATAAATGTTGTCCTCGATCTATTGTTCGTGCTGGTATTCAAATGGGGAGTAGCTGGGGTCGCTTGGGCGACTGTAATCGCTCAGACAGTGTCTTTCGCCTTGGGCGTCATCGTGCTCAATCTGAAAATTCCTATCCTCGCACTCAGGATAAGGAATTGTGGATTCGACAAAAAAATTTTTACGGAGAGCTTGAAAATCGGATTGCCATCCGGCGCACAGCAGATGTTCGTATCGCTCGGAATGATGGCCCTCACCAGAATAGTCAACGGGTTTGGGACAAACGCTTTAACGGCTTTTACAGCCGCCGGAAGGGTGGACTCATTTGCGATGATGCCGGCCATGAACTTTTCAATGGCACTCTCGACTTTCACCGGCCAGAATATTGGCGCGGACAAGATGGACAGGGTGGCAAAAGGTCTGAAAAGCACCCTTTTGATGTCGATATTTTATTCTTTGGCTGTGACGCTGTTAATTTTTTTCAAGGGCGGAGACTTCATAAAGATCTTTAACACCGACCCGAATGTCGTCGAAATCGGAAGGGAATATCTCATCATAGTCAGCTCCTTCTACATAGCTTTTTCGGTTATGTTTGCTTCGAACGGTCTTTTGAGAGGCGCTGGAGACACATTGATACCCATGATAATCACCCTGTTTTCGCTCTGGGCTTTCAGAATTCCCATTTCGTTTTTTTTGTCGAGGTTTATGGGGA is a genomic window containing:
- a CDS encoding calcium/sodium antiporter; this translates as MALTIILLFMGVVLLTGGAEFLVRGSSGLARRLGVSPLVIGLTIVSFGTSSPELIVGIRSAISGYAGLAVGNVIGSNIANIALILGIASLINPLKVNLVAVKKDSPFLVIMSLLCFLFLLDRELLRAEAIILFFFCALYMVFTGLIAVREKDTDSGYEKICKTSWFLLIIMLLGGLAALLIGANLIIRGGIELALFFGVSEEVIGISIVAVGTSLPELASSVVAAIRKEADLAIGNILGACILNIGFVLGISGLISQFSVPLLKIDDILIMFLVGLLLFPFLRSNYTLSRREGFIFIVIYAVYIFFLWL
- a CDS encoding nucleotidyltransferase domain-containing protein, giving the protein MEELKDKEKTGSPTPFWELNKLLEELVTGITSVLKDNFFGAYLQGSFAVGDFDRDSDVDFIIVSKREIDYETVDQLQVIHAYIFDKNENYWSQHLEGTYFPLKAISEYPERGDEFPYLDNGSRKLCMTSHCNTLVVRWILREKAKIIRGIQPMEFIKYFPDKMLRTEIFHAICEWGKDIMGNPDKFRNRFYQGFIVLSFCRMFHDLITATINSKKTCADWAKINLDPVWKDLINRTWATRHVPEKSVNEPPDEDDFARTLIFVDHVIELSNKWMSESTP
- a CDS encoding MATE family efflux transporter, yielding MKDMTTGSVTKSIFLFSVPMLLGNVFQQFYNVVDSIVVGRFVGKGALGAVGVCFPIIFFIIALIMGATMGSMVLVAQFFGAKNFEKLRKTVDTTYIVMFMTALIMTVVGLLASRYILIILGTPPEVMKDAKTYMDIIFIGLVSIFGYNGLSAIMRGVGDSKTPLYLLIVSSLINVVLDLLFVLVFKWGVAGVAWATVIAQTVSFALGVIVLNLKIPILALRIRNCGFDKKIFTESLKIGLPSGAQQMFVSLGMMALTRIVNGFGTNALTAFTAAGRVDSFAMMPAMNFSMALSTFTGQNIGADKMDRVAKGLKSTLLMSIFYSLAVTLLIFFKGGDFIKIFNTDPNVVEIGREYLIIVSSFYIAFSVMFASNGLLRGAGDTLIPMIITLFSLWAFRIPISFFLSRFMGTSGIWWGIPVAWCLGAVASLGYYSRGKWKKRIAIRSFDKQKVAEQEIINEVECEDFEKKEFRP